The genomic DNA CGCCGTACGCCGCGCCACCTGTTCGTGGATGAAGCGCTGGCGCACCGTGCCTATGAAGACACCGCGCTGCCGATCGGCCACAACCAGACCATCTCCCAGCCTTATATGGTCGCGCGCATGAGCGAGCTGCTGCTGGCGGCGGGCCCGCTGGACAAGGTGCTGGAGATCGGCACCGGCTCCGGTTACCAGACCGCCGTGCTGTCGCAACTGGTGGAGCGGGTGTTCTCGGTTGAGCGCATCAAGGTCCTGCAGGACCGCGCCAAGGAGCGTCTGGTCGAGTTGAACCTGCGTAACGTGGTGTTTCGTTGGGGCGATGGCTGGGAAGGCTGGCCGGCGCTGGCGCCCTATAACGGTATTATCGTGACTGCCGTGGCGACCGACGTACCCCAGGCGTTGCTGGACCAACTGGCCCCTGGCGGGCGGTTGGTGATCCCGGTGGGCTCCGGCGAAGTGCAACAATTGATGCTCATTATTCGTGAGGAAGAAGGCTTTTCACGCCATCTGTTGGGCGCCGTGCGTTTTGTGCCGTTGCTCAATGGGCCATTGGCCTGATCATTTATTCGCAGGCAGTGAATTCTGTTGGCGGGGATGTGTCTTACGGCGGGGTCAGTTGAGTCAACATGATCGGCATTCGGTTTTAAACACGATGAATTTTTCGTTTCAGCCGTGTGCCGGTAAAAAGCCAATGCCCAGTTATACTTGCGACATATTTCAAGCCTGATACA from Pseudomonas tolaasii NCPPB 2192 includes the following:
- a CDS encoding protein-L-isoaspartate(D-aspartate) O-methyltransferase, whose protein sequence is MTSQRTRERLIQRLYEEGLSNAQVLEVIRRTPRHLFVDEALAHRAYEDTALPIGHNQTISQPYMVARMSELLLAAGPLDKVLEIGTGSGYQTAVLSQLVERVFSVERIKVLQDRAKERLVELNLRNVVFRWGDGWEGWPALAPYNGIIVTAVATDVPQALLDQLAPGGRLVIPVGSGEVQQLMLIIREEEGFSRHLLGAVRFVPLLNGPLA